The nucleotide window AAAGCTGTAACCGTCTGCAGATTTTGTTCGAAGTTGCCTTCCTGGAAACGGGGCAGGTTTCTGCGGAAATCATCACTGCTCAGTGTAGCCGCATCCGTTATAGCACCTGTCGTCAGTCCTCTTCCCAGCGGGCTATAGGCTACCAGTGAGATACCCAGTTCACGGGTAGTTTTCAGGATCTCTCCTTCCACATCTCTGGTAAACAAAGAATATTCACTCTGCAGAGCAGCGATAGGATGTACTGCGTTCGCTTTCCGGATGGAAGCAGCGCTGGCTTCAGACAGGCCGAGGTACCGCACCTTTCCTTCCTTTACCAGTTCGGCCATGGCGCCTACTGTATCTTCGATGGGCACGTTCTCGTCTACACGATGTGCGTAGTAGAGGTCAATCACATCTACCTTCAGTCTTTTCAGGCTGGCTTCACAGGCCTGTTTCAGATATTTGGGAGACCCATCGAAAATGTAAGAACCATCTTCCTTGAATTTAAAGCCGAATTTGGTGGCCAGGAATATTTTGTCTCTTTTGGTAGCCAGTATTTTGGAGAGCAGTATTTCATTGGCACCCTGCCCATACATGTCTGCTGTGTCCAGGAAGTTGATACCCAGTTCGAGTGCCAGCTCCAGAGTGTTGAGCGATTCCGCTTCGTTGAAGTCGGTAGCATTACCATAGGCAAATGACATACCCATGCAACCCAGTCCTATTGCGGAAATTGATTCACCTGTTTTTCCAAGTTTTCTGTACTGCATATAGTTAAATTTTTAGAGTAACAAAATTAACCAGTGATGTAGGGATAACAGTTGTAGCAGGCAAAGTATTAATTGTAAATATCAAAGATTACTGTAAACGGTAGATATGGGGCGACTGCCCGCTATGGTTTTTAAAGAAATGGGTGAAGTTGCCAGGATCTTCAAAGCCAAGACACCACGCGATCTCAGCGATCTGCCAGTCGGTATGGATGAGCAACAGCCGGGCTTCCAGCAGGAGACGCATCCTTATATGCTCGCTCACGGTGCGGCCTGTTGTCTGTTTTATGCAGGCGTTAAGATGATTGGGATGTGTGTTGAGCTGAACGGCAAATTCCTTGGCTGTTTTCAGTTTTACCTGATGGTGATTGTATTCTATCGGGAACTGTTTTTCCAGCATATCGGTGAAGCGGTGAGCCAGTATCTGTGCTGCCGTCTGTGTACGCTGCGGTGTATGAGCCTCTGAGGCTAGTCTTCTGCCTTCCAGCATCAGCAACCTCAGGTAAATCAGTATCGCTTCCTGTTTGAAAGCGGCATTTTCGTTGTACTCCCGTAACAGCTGCCGGAAAATGGATTCCAGA belongs to Chitinophaga sp. HK235 and includes:
- a CDS encoding aldo/keto reductase, translating into MQYRKLGKTGESISAIGLGCMGMSFAYGNATDFNEAESLNTLELALELGINFLDTADMYGQGANEILLSKILATKRDKIFLATKFGFKFKEDGSYIFDGSPKYLKQACEASLKRLKVDVIDLYYAHRVDENVPIEDTVGAMAELVKEGKVRYLGLSEASAASIRKANAVHPIAALQSEYSLFTRDVEGEILKTTRELGISLVAYSPLGRGLTTGAITDAATLSSDDFRRNLPRFQEGNFEQNLQTVTALENFAKEKGITTAQLSLAWLLAQGEDIVPIPGTKRRKYLQENAAAADVQLSSADLEKIDTILKAGTIAGARYSEGALKLVNR
- a CDS encoding AraC family transcriptional regulator, which codes for MPIHKTPTIQLQRMEDFTDKVLLYSSNVMVPKAPLKGSFAVHSRSEYPCQDEVTASRRDYYKISFFSRGQGIFTMGEDRYEIDGPTLLFLNPHEIKTWRATSETQEGYFCLFTDLLFDSIHAAHEDILQHPLLQPGARAIFKLTQQQSDYLESIFRQLLREYNENAAFKQEAILIYLRLLMLEGRRLASEAHTPQRTQTAAQILAHRFTDMLEKQFPIEYNHHQVKLKTAKEFAVQLNTHPNHLNACIKQTTGRTVSEHIRMRLLLEARLLLIHTDWQIAEIAWCLGFEDPGNFTHFFKNHSGQSPHIYRLQ